The Meles meles chromosome 6, mMelMel3.1 paternal haplotype, whole genome shotgun sequence genome has a window encoding:
- the LOC123944889 gene encoding 60S ribosomal protein L23a-like, with product MAPKAKEAPAPPKAEAKAKALKAKKAVLKGVHSHKKKKSRTSPTFRRPKTLRLRRQPKYPRKSAPRRNKLDHYAIIRFPLTTESAMKKIEDNNTLLFIVDVKANKHQIKQAVKKLYDIDVAKVNTLIRPDGEKKAYVRLAPDYDALDVANKIGII from the coding sequence ATGGCGCCGAAAGCTaaggaagcccctgcccctcccaaagcagaagccaaagcaaaggctctgaaggccaagaaagcGGTGCTGAAAGGCgtccacagtcacaaaaaaaagaagagccgCACATCACCTACGTTCCGACGACCCAAGACTCTGCGTCTCCGAAGGCAGCCCAAATACCCTCGAAAGAGcgcccccaggagaaacaagcttgatcacTATGCCATAATCAGGTTCCCCctgactactgagtcagccatgaagaaaatagaagacaacaacacacttctgttcattgtggatgtcaaggccaacaagcaccagatcaaacaggctgtgaagaagctctatgacattgatgtagccaaggtcaacaccttaatcaggcctgatggagagaagaaagcaTACGTTCGACTGGCccctgactatgatgctttggatgttgccaacaaaattgggatcatctaa